In Erigeron canadensis isolate Cc75 chromosome 6, C_canadensis_v1, whole genome shotgun sequence, the following are encoded in one genomic region:
- the LOC122604995 gene encoding protein RADIALIS-like 1 — MASTSLYSSSSSSTWTPQQNKSFERALAVYDRDTPDRWQKIARAVGGKSAEEVKRHYEVLIEDLRHIESGNVPFPNYRR, encoded by the coding sequence atggcATCAACCTCACTCTATTCAAGTAGCTCAAGTTCAACTTGGACTCCCCAACAGAACAAGTCATTTGAAAGAGCACTCGCAGTGTATGATAGAGATACACCTGATCGTTGGCAGAAAATTGCACGGGCAGTGGGTGGGAAATCAGCAGAAGAAGTGAAGAGGCACTATGAAGTGCTGATTGAAGACCTTAGGCACATAGAGTCTGGCAATGTTCCGTTCCCAAACTACAGACGTTGA
- the LOC122606080 gene encoding GATA transcription factor 19-like, whose product MNRCTGATMMGPCSCGLYHYQPNSFSSIFPMPYDQEMCPSSYGSSPSSVDCTLSLGTPSTRLSSNDYEKTHHEKRRGSNWWNILQSSNAPSAHKANRGGGGGNNNASGNADSLFSRRCANCDTTSTPLWRNGPRGPKSLCNACGIRYKKEERRANAAAAATTGGSDTTDQGYHHHHHGHQYMMNNNNGNQWANDYSQSAHKMPSCYSPAAVSNEYRFMADHEMDDRDSPFLSWRLNVTDRPGLVHDFTR is encoded by the exons ATGAATAGGTGCACTGGTGCAACCATGATGGGTCCATGTTCATGTGGTCTCTACCATTACCAGCCCAACTCATTCTCATCCATATTTCCAATGCCATATGACCAAGAAATGTGTCCTTCTTCTTATGGTTCTTCCCCTTCTTCGGTTGATTGTACTTTGTCTTTAGGTACCCCGTCTACTCGTTTATCGTCAAACGACTACGAAAAAACGCACCACGAGAAACGTCGTGGGTCTAATTGGTGGAACATTTTGCAATCTTCCAACGCACCTTCGGCACATAAAGCCAAtcgtggcggcggtggtggcaaTAATAATGCTTCTGGTAATGCGGATAGCCTTTTTTCGAGACGGTGTGCTAATTGTGACACCACTTCTACTCCACTTTGGAGAAATGGACCTCGCGGACCTAag tCATTGTGCAATGCATGTGGAATTCGATACAAGAAAGAGGAGCGACGAGCCAATGCGGCAGCAGCAGCGACAACTGGTGGTAGCGACACAACAGATCAAGGataccatcaccaccaccacggCCACCAATACatgatgaataataataatggcaACCAATGGGCCAATGATTACTCACAATCAGCCCACAAAATGCCATCATGCTACTCACCAGCTGCAGTGTCCAATGAGTACAGGTTCATGGCGGATCACGAAATGGACGACAGAGATTCGCCGTTCCTCTCATGGCGTCTCAATGTCACTGACAGACCAGGCCTTGTTCATGATTTCActagatga